The following proteins are encoded in a genomic region of Acidobacteriota bacterium:
- the rpmF gene encoding 50S ribosomal protein L32 yields MPNPKRRHSKSRGRKRRTHDALTAVGSSACSNCQAPKLPHRVCAKCGYYDGRQVIAKEAV; encoded by the coding sequence ATGCCAAATCCGAAACGACGCCACTCGAAATCACGCGGCCGCAAGCGCCGCACGCATGACGCCCTGACGGCGGTAGGCTCGTCCGCCTGTTCGAACTGTCAAGCGCCCAAGTTACCGCATCGCGTTTGCGCCAAATGCGGTTATTACGATGGACGCCAAGTCATCGCCAAAGAGGCGGTCTAG
- a CDS encoding DUF177 domain-containing protein yields the protein MKISLAHLPVEGTRFEQQYQTGELDVSAHEFALTESPWIAGRLKRSGMDVKLEGALKAALSVPCDRCLTDVAVTIDQAVNLVFIPLEAERVAKGETELHERDLEFSFYENDELDVDQVIREQLELALPVRVLCQADCRGICAQCGADLNTDACNCQPLVDPRWQELAELKAQLEPPE from the coding sequence ATGAAAATCTCGCTGGCGCACTTGCCTGTCGAAGGAACGCGCTTCGAACAGCAATATCAAACCGGTGAACTCGATGTGAGCGCGCACGAGTTTGCGTTGACTGAATCGCCCTGGATCGCTGGACGCCTCAAGCGTTCGGGAATGGATGTCAAACTTGAGGGCGCGTTAAAAGCGGCGCTGAGTGTTCCCTGCGACCGTTGTTTGACCGATGTTGCCGTCACGATTGACCAGGCTGTCAACCTCGTCTTTATCCCGCTGGAAGCAGAGCGCGTGGCGAAGGGCGAGACCGAATTACACGAACGTGATCTGGAGTTCTCTTTTTACGAGAACGACGAACTGGATGTGGATCAGGTGATCCGCGAACAGCTTGAATTGGCGCTGCCGGTGCGCGTGCTCTGCCAGGCAGACTGCCGCGGGATTTGTGCCCAGTGTGGGGCCGATTTGAATACTGATGCTTGCAATTGCCAGCCGTTGGTTGATCCACGCTGGCAAGAACTGGCTGAGTTGAAAGCGCAACTCGAACCGCCAGAATAA
- the argC gene encoding N-acetyl-gamma-glutamyl-phosphate reductase gives MGKTIRAIVAGATGYSGRELIRLLLNHPQIELVGSYASRTAETQPLAAIHPQLLGLTSGDCEPFDEAAVTRLRPDLIFLATPNEFSHEVVPTLLETGATIVDISGAFRLKDAALYAKYYGFEHTRPDLLKQAVYGLTEFVRAELKGAKLIANPGCYVTSVLVPLTPLLQAGLVETSQPLICDAKSGVTGAGKTPNAGTHFVEVSESLKSYNLFKHRHTPEIAQGLGLANSPAALIFTPHLLPINRGILSTIYAKLKAGVTRADILQAWQQAFVGAPFVRIFAGAQLPEIKFAANTPFCDIGCSVDEATGQAIIVSAEDNLLKGASSQALQNANLALGLDEKAGLLCLL, from the coding sequence ATGGGCAAAACCATTCGCGCCATTGTCGCTGGCGCTACCGGCTATTCAGGCCGCGAACTGATTCGATTGTTGTTGAATCACCCCCAGATTGAACTGGTGGGGTCTTATGCCTCACGCACGGCTGAAACACAGCCCCTCGCCGCCATTCACCCGCAATTGCTCGGCCTGACGTCCGGCGACTGCGAGCCATTTGATGAAGCGGCTGTTACACGGTTAAGACCCGATTTGATTTTTCTGGCGACACCCAACGAATTTTCCCACGAAGTTGTGCCCACCCTGCTTGAAACCGGCGCCACCATTGTGGACATCAGCGGTGCTTTTCGTCTGAAAGACGCGGCGCTTTACGCAAAATACTATGGGTTTGAGCATACGCGCCCGGATTTGCTCAAGCAGGCGGTTTACGGGCTGACCGAATTTGTGCGCGCCGAATTGAAAGGCGCGAAACTGATCGCCAATCCGGGTTGTTATGTGACTTCGGTTTTGGTGCCGCTGACTCCGCTGCTGCAAGCGGGTTTGGTTGAAACAAGCCAGCCGTTGATTTGCGATGCGAAATCCGGCGTTACAGGCGCAGGCAAGACGCCGAACGCCGGGACGCACTTTGTTGAAGTGAGCGAAAGCCTCAAGAGCTATAACTTATTCAAGCATCGCCACACGCCGGAGATCGCCCAGGGATTGGGACTTGCGAATAGCCCCGCTGCGTTGATTTTTACGCCGCATTTACTGCCGATCAATCGCGGCATCCTCTCGACGATTTACGCCAAATTGAAAGCCGGTGTGACGCGCGCCGACATTTTGCAAGCTTGGCAGCAGGCCTTTGTTGGCGCGCCATTCGTGCGCATCTTTGCTGGCGCGCAATTACCGGAAATTAAATTCGCCGCCAACACGCCCTTTTGCGACATCGGTTGCTCTGTGGATGAAGCCACCGGCCAGGCGATCATCGTTTCCGCCGAAGACAATCTGCTCAAAGGCGCGTCCAGCCAGGCTTTGCAGAACGCCAACCTCGCGCTGGGCTTGGATGAAAAGGCGGGCCTCTTATGCCTCTTATGA
- the argB gene encoding acetylglutamate kinase has translation MPLMKEALSRAVIKLGGSVLVDGKLRAQLLAQIAELKRAGQALVIVHGGGKQIAALLKQLQIESHFHDGLRVTDAAARDAVQMMLAGKIGKDLVAELAQYGLTAVSLTGGDGLSFLAEKTLAEDGSDLGFVGSITRTSNRLITALMNAEMLPVVACVALGADDFAYYNINGDQMAAAVAGGCQAETLVFVTDVGSVSDSAGQPLAGLQRAQIVELLETGVASGGMRPKLRACLEALDAGVNRILIVGAATENVLPRAFAGEAGLGTRIS, from the coding sequence ATGCCTCTTATGAAGGAAGCGCTGAGCCGCGCGGTCATCAAATTGGGCGGCAGCGTGCTCGTGGACGGTAAGTTGCGCGCGCAACTGCTGGCGCAGATCGCGGAACTCAAACGCGCCGGGCAGGCGCTCGTCATCGTGCACGGCGGCGGCAAACAGATTGCCGCGCTGCTCAAACAGCTTCAGATCGAATCGCATTTCCACGACGGCCTGCGTGTGACCGATGCCGCCGCGCGTGATGCCGTGCAGATGATGCTGGCGGGTAAGATTGGCAAAGACCTGGTCGCTGAACTCGCGCAATACGGTCTGACCGCAGTCAGCCTCACCGGCGGCGATGGACTGAGTTTCTTAGCCGAAAAGACGCTAGCTGAGGACGGCAGTGATCTCGGCTTCGTCGGCAGCATCACGCGCACAAGCAACCGTCTGATAACGGCCTTGATGAATGCGGAGATGTTGCCAGTGGTGGCGTGTGTGGCGTTGGGGGCTGATGACTTTGCGTATTACAATATCAATGGCGATCAGATGGCGGCGGCGGTAGCAGGTGGTTGTCAGGCTGAAACCTTAGTTTTCGTGACTGATGTCGGAAGTGTCTCGGATAGCGCGGGGCAGCCGCTAGCTGGATTGCAGCGCGCACAGATTGTTGAATTGCTGGAAACAGGCGTGGCCAGCGGCGGCATGCGGCCCAAGCTGCGTGCCTGTTTGGAAGCGTTGGACGCGGGCGTGAACCGCATCCTGATTGTCGGCGCGGCCACTGAAAATGTCTTGCCGCGCGCCTTTGCTGGCGAGGCCGGGCTGGGCACACGCATTTCCTGA
- a CDS encoding gamma-glutamylcyclotransferase, translating into MSKYLFVYGSLRSGFTPTEVQPSLNGITLISPATVRGWLYDLGEYSGVQLAEDGGLVVGELLEMSDAPTQLRVLDSYEGIDEHDLSQCLFVRTKCRTALPDGQSVEAWIYVYNQSLTNARLIESGDYAEVARRPLETEAI; encoded by the coding sequence ATGAGCAAATATCTTTTTGTTTATGGCTCGCTGCGGTCTGGCTTTACGCCAACGGAAGTGCAGCCGTCATTGAATGGGATAACGCTGATTAGTCCGGCGACCGTGCGTGGCTGGCTTTACGATCTGGGCGAATATTCAGGCGTGCAGCTTGCTGAGGATGGCGGATTGGTCGTCGGTGAACTGCTCGAAATGAGCGACGCGCCAACGCAATTGCGCGTGCTTGACAGTTATGAAGGAATTGATGAGCACGACTTATCGCAATGCCTGTTCGTAAGAACAAAATGCCGCACTGCTTTGCCGGATGGGCAATCAGTTGAAGCCTGGATTTACGTTTACAACCAATCGCTGACAAATGCCCGCTTGATCGAAAGCGGCGATTACGCAGAGGTCGCAAGGCGGCCCCTGGAAACTGAAGCAATCTGA
- a CDS encoding aspartate aminotransferase family protein — MEAVATETEPLTEDLVEAPAVAPAITLDYIRELESQYVMQTYARNPVMFVRGKNSTVFDDKGKPYLDFIAGIGVNVLGYDHPVVRRTLREQASLLHTSNLYYHPYQGQLAERLVKASGLARVFFANTGTETTEGALKLARAWQKRRGRADQFEFVALTNSFHGRTFGALSITAQQKYREPFEPLVPGVHFIDPSNCADDFAEARAAITERTAAIVIETIQGESGIYPISDDFLKVVRERCDETGALLILDEVQCGLGRTGTTFAFEHTSVTPDILTVAKPLGLGVPLGAFIASEKVADGLQPGDHGTTFGGGPLACRLSLEFLKLLDEGKLMQRVIEVGNYFRKKLRRLQRELPEYIKEVRGLGLMVGMELTFPGKNIVSQMLERGFLMNCTHDVTLRFLPPYIITKAEIKALVENLAEVIAAEGAKALAAKGEG, encoded by the coding sequence ATGGAAGCTGTTGCCACCGAGACTGAACCCTTAACCGAAGACCTGGTCGAAGCGCCTGCTGTAGCACCCGCCATCACGCTGGATTACATTCGTGAACTGGAAAGCCAGTATGTGATGCAGACTTACGCGCGCAACCCCGTGATGTTCGTGCGCGGCAAAAACTCGACGGTATTTGACGACAAGGGCAAACCGTATCTGGATTTCATCGCGGGCATCGGCGTCAACGTCTTGGGTTACGATCACCCGGTGGTGCGCCGCACACTCCGCGAACAGGCCAGCCTGCTGCACACCTCCAATCTTTATTACCATCCGTATCAAGGCCAACTGGCCGAACGCTTGGTCAAAGCCTCCGGCTTGGCGCGCGTCTTCTTTGCCAACACCGGCACCGAAACGACTGAAGGCGCTTTGAAACTTGCCCGCGCCTGGCAAAAGCGGCGCGGGCGTGCCGACCAATTCGAATTCGTTGCGCTGACCAATTCCTTTCACGGGCGCACCTTTGGCGCGCTTTCAATCACGGCGCAGCAGAAATACCGCGAACCGTTTGAACCGCTGGTGCCGGGCGTGCACTTCATAGACCCCAGCAACTGCGCCGACGATTTTGCCGAAGCCCGTGCCGCGATTACCGAACGCACTGCTGCCATCGTGATTGAAACCATCCAGGGCGAAAGCGGCATTTATCCGATCAGCGATGACTTCTTAAAAGTCGTGCGCGAACGTTGCGACGAAACCGGCGCGTTGCTGATTTTGGACGAAGTGCAATGCGGGTTGGGCCGCACGGGCACGACCTTCGCGTTTGAGCACACCTCGGTGACGCCGGATATTCTGACCGTCGCCAAACCGCTTGGTTTGGGCGTGCCGCTCGGTGCGTTCATCGCTTCGGAAAAAGTTGCGGATGGTTTGCAGCCGGGTGATCACGGCACGACCTTTGGCGGCGGGCCGTTGGCTTGCCGTTTGAGTTTGGAATTCCTGAAGCTGCTCGACGAAGGCAAGCTGATGCAGCGTGTGATCGAAGTCGGCAATTACTTCCGCAAGAAGCTGCGCCGTCTTCAACGCGAACTGCCTGAATACATCAAAGAGGTGCGCGGCCTGGGGCTGATGGTCGGGATGGAACTGACCTTCCCCGGCAAAAACATCGTCAGCCAAATGCTCGAACGCGGCTTTTTGATGAATTGCACGCACGATGTGACGTTGCGCTTTCTGCCGCCGTACATCATCACCAAAGCCGAGATCAAAGCCCTGGTCGAAAACCTGGCAGAGGTGATTGCTGCTGAAGGGGCCAAGGCGTTGGCCGCGAAAGGGGAGGGCTGA
- a CDS encoding N-acetyltransferase, with amino-acid sequence MVIRKARTRDAVQIHHLINEFAREEVMLPRSLLSVYENIRDFYVAAEGDRVLGCSGLHFTWGDMAEVRSLAVHPDAGGKGIGRALVESNIAEAREHDLIQVYAFTYVTGFFDKLGFRVVPHEEMPRKTWMDCVNCPKFNCCDEIAMVLDLVADRRPEAFDVSQVGVPIVKIERPAEWFRTYAEPLPQRHGVTEERPA; translated from the coding sequence CTGGTCATCCGCAAAGCCCGCACGCGCGACGCAGTGCAAATTCACCATTTGATTAACGAATTTGCCCGGGAGGAAGTCATGTTGCCGCGTTCGCTCTTGAGCGTTTACGAAAATATCCGCGACTTTTATGTGGCAGCCGAGGGCGACCGCGTGCTGGGTTGTTCGGGACTGCATTTCACCTGGGGCGATATGGCGGAGGTTCGTTCCTTAGCCGTGCATCCGGATGCTGGCGGCAAAGGCATTGGGCGCGCGTTGGTCGAGTCGAACATTGCCGAGGCGCGCGAACACGATTTGATTCAGGTCTACGCCTTCACCTACGTGACGGGCTTTTTTGACAAGCTCGGCTTCCGCGTCGTGCCGCACGAAGAGATGCCGCGCAAAACCTGGATGGATTGCGTCAACTGCCCGAAGTTCAACTGCTGCGATGAAATTGCGATGGTGCTGGACTTGGTTGCCGACCGTCGGCCTGAAGCCTTTGATGTTTCGCAGGTGGGCGTGCCTATCGTGAAGATCGAGCGCCCCGCTGAATGGTTCAGGACTTACGCAGAACCATTGCCACAGAGGCACGGAGTCACAGAGGAAAGGCCTGCCTGA